In Macrobrachium nipponense isolate FS-2020 chromosome 25, ASM1510439v2, whole genome shotgun sequence, one genomic interval encodes:
- the LOC135199300 gene encoding uncharacterized protein LOC135199300, which produces MHLASVTLSRAPKKPFLKTTQDSRLNVIQKGITVYKETAAEVNDRIESNNKMVGGLEGFVQTLDEMKLSTTETLSNIARDNKLLSDKMDMMKGKLQPMKDLEDKLEAATDFASATGPMDEAQKLLQEVDDGANEIKRLLQENKDNMKQDTLRIEGTFTEAMKDLGRMIEELEGVSVVNITVTDLQSPHGRLRGDAQREIFAVMTFKGKLRLAPVKIESNNQVSFTHLGRRRSHTKMLCHKAGVLDAMVGSPSPPLSPPFQGGSWIWHMDPPRSGGSSSGSLSTA; this is translated from the exons ATGCATCTAGCATCAGTGACTTTGTCCAGAGCTCCAAAGAAGCCCTTTTTAAAGACTACTCAGGATTCTAGGCTAAATGTTATCCAAAAAGGAATCACTGTTTACAAGGAAACGGCAGCTGAAGTTAATGACCGCATTGAAAGCAACAACAAGATGGTAGGAGGACTGGAAGGGTTTGTGCAAACGCTGGACGAGATGAAGCTTTCCACTACAGAGACGTTGAGCAATATTGCCCGAGATAACAAACTGCTGTCGGACAAGATGGATATGATGAAAGGAAAGCTGCAACCAATGAAAGACTTAGAAGACAAACTGGAAGCAGCAACTGACTTTGCTTCTGCCACAGGTCCCATGGATGAGGCCCAAAAACTACTCCAGGAAGTTGATGACGGAGCCAATGAAATTAAGCGACTTCTTCAGGAGAATAAAGACAACATGAAG CAGGACACTCTAAGGATCGAAGGGACCTTTACAGAGGCCATGAAGGACCTGGGAAGAATGATTGAGGAATTAGAGGGAGTCTCTGTTGTGAACATTACG GTGACTGACCTCCAAAGTCCTCACGGTCGCCTTAGAGGGGATGCCCAGAGAGAGATCTTTGCTGTGATGACCTTCAAAGGGAAACTCAGGCTGGCTCCAGTTAAGATAGAGTCCAACAACCAAGTCTCCTTCACTCATCTGGGAAGAAGGCGTTCTCATACCAAGATGCTTTGTCATAAAG CTGGAGTCCTTGATGCCATGGTGGGgtctccttcccctcctctttctcctcccttccAAGGGGGTTCCTGGATCTGGCATATGGACCCACCCCGCTCGGGAGGGTCATCATCAGGGTCACTGTCAACGGCTTGA